From the Rhodothermales bacterium genome, one window contains:
- a CDS encoding enoyl-CoA hydratase-related protein, translated as MSDPSTSSGQALVLRRREGRVLTLTLNRPDKRNALSADLVGALKDALAEAAEDDAVRVVVLTGAGKVFSAGADLAALEALQTASPMDNLADSQHLAGLFEAIYRHPKPVVAHVNGHAIAGGCGLAAVCDFALVADGAKLGFTEVRIGFVPAIVSVFVLRKLGEAAARDLMLRGHLISAADAAAVGLVTRAVPAADLDTAVRTLADELATETSETAVALTKRLLADVPGMGLSEALDHAVQLNALARGTDDCKAGIASFLGKTDPPWRAASGE; from the coding sequence ATGTCCGACCCTTCGACAAGCTCAGGGCAGGCTCTCGTCCTGCGCCGCCGTGAGGGCCGCGTCCTCACCCTCACGCTCAACCGGCCCGACAAGCGCAACGCGCTCAGCGCCGACCTCGTCGGCGCGCTGAAAGACGCGCTCGCCGAGGCCGCCGAAGACGACGCGGTCCGCGTCGTCGTGCTGACGGGAGCGGGGAAAGTGTTCTCGGCCGGGGCCGACCTCGCCGCGCTCGAAGCCCTGCAGACGGCGTCGCCGATGGACAACCTCGCCGACTCGCAGCACCTCGCCGGGCTGTTCGAGGCGATCTACCGTCACCCGAAGCCGGTCGTCGCCCATGTCAACGGGCACGCGATCGCAGGCGGATGCGGGCTCGCCGCGGTCTGCGATTTCGCGCTCGTCGCCGACGGGGCGAAGCTCGGGTTCACCGAAGTGCGAATCGGGTTCGTCCCCGCCATCGTCTCCGTCTTCGTGCTCCGCAAGCTCGGCGAGGCGGCAGCGCGCGACCTCATGCTTCGCGGCCACCTCATCTCCGCTGCGGACGCCGCCGCGGTCGGCCTCGTCACGCGCGCCGTCCCCGCCGCCGACCTCGACACCGCCGTCCGAACACTCGCCGACGAACTGGCGACGGAGACGAGCGAGACGGCCGTGGCGCTCACGAAACGCCTCCTCGCTGACGTGCCGGGGATGGGCCTCAGCGAAGCGCTCGACCACGCCGTCCAACTCAACGCACTCGCCCGCGGTACCGACGACTGCAAAGCCGGGATCGCGTCGTTCCTCGGCAAAACCGATCCGCCGTGGCGAGCGGCGAGCGGGGAGTAA
- the purM gene encoding phosphoribosylformylglycinamidine cyclo-ligase, with translation MTTYRDAGVDIAAGEETVGRIKGLVRQTFTPGVLADIGAFGGFFALDTAAYREPVLVSSIDGVGTKLKVAVRAGRHDTVGQDLVNHCVNDIAVCGARPLFFLDYLGTGRLEPDVAEQIVTGFVTACKENGCALIGGETAEMPGIYSDGDYDLAGSIVGVVERDGVIDGRRVEAGDVLLGLPSTGLHTNGYSLARAVLFEHFGVDDRPGELGGETVGEVLLRVHRSYLDAIQALVRDDLAHGFAHITGGGLEGNTKRILADGLRLDVDWNAWERPAIFELIGRLGDVPEDDMRSTFNLGVGLVAVVPPSRVADAKAVWTAMGEQPIELGRIVG, from the coding sequence ATGACCACCTACCGTGATGCCGGCGTCGACATCGCCGCCGGGGAAGAAACCGTCGGCCGCATCAAAGGGCTCGTCCGCCAGACGTTCACGCCGGGCGTGCTCGCCGACATCGGTGCGTTCGGCGGGTTCTTCGCGCTCGACACGGCGGCGTACCGCGAGCCCGTGCTCGTTTCGTCCATCGACGGCGTCGGGACGAAGCTGAAAGTGGCCGTGCGCGCGGGGCGGCACGACACCGTCGGTCAGGACCTCGTCAACCACTGCGTCAACGACATCGCCGTCTGCGGCGCGCGCCCGCTGTTCTTCCTCGACTACCTCGGGACCGGGCGGCTGGAGCCCGATGTGGCCGAGCAGATCGTGACGGGCTTCGTGACGGCGTGCAAGGAGAACGGCTGCGCGCTCATCGGCGGCGAGACGGCCGAGATGCCGGGCATCTACAGCGACGGCGATTACGACCTCGCGGGGAGCATCGTCGGTGTCGTCGAACGGGACGGCGTGATCGACGGGCGCCGCGTCGAGGCGGGTGACGTCCTCCTCGGCCTGCCGTCGACGGGGCTGCACACGAACGGGTACTCCCTCGCCCGCGCCGTCCTCTTCGAACATTTCGGCGTGGATGACCGGCCCGGCGAACTCGGCGGCGAGACGGTGGGGGAGGTGCTCCTCCGCGTCCACCGCTCGTACCTCGACGCGATTCAAGCGCTCGTCCGCGACGACCTCGCGCACGGCTTCGCGCACATCACCGGCGGCGGGCTCGAAGGCAACACGAAGCGCATCCTCGCCGACGGCCTGCGCCTCGACGTCGACTGGAATGCGTGGGAGCGACCCGCGATCTTCGAGCTGATCGGGCGCCTCGGCGACGTACCGGAGGACGACATGCGGAGCACGTTCAACCTCGGCGTCGGGCTCGTGGCCGTCGTGCCGCCGTCGCGCGTCGCGGACGCGAAGGCCGTGTGGACGGCGATGGGCGAGCAGCCCATCGAACTCGGCCGGATCGTCGGCTAG
- a CDS encoding NAD(P)H-dependent glycerol-3-phosphate dehydrogenase yields MRNLAENSIAVLGAGSWGTALAHSLAVYGAHDVKLWARRPDLVEMIQRERRNLEYLPNAVLPDRVTVTSSVAEAVEGCALIVFATPSQSVRPVAGHLADRIGREHTVVSVAKGIEVDTLMTTTQVLRDVLIEANPDRIGVLYGPSHAEEVGAGRPTTVVVAMPDVEAAHAAQHAFMTDRLRVYVNMDLIGVEIAGSVKNVMALAAGMGDGVGLGDNAKAALVTRGLAEIKRLGLALGADPHTFSGLAGLGDLIVTCFSRHSRNRYFGEQIGKGRTLEEVEQEMKMVAEGVKTTLSVRELAERHGVEMPITEAVHNILFHHLRPEDAVYELMTRAAKREDMLSAMREAEEG; encoded by the coding sequence ATGCGAAACCTCGCCGAGAACTCCATCGCCGTGCTCGGAGCCGGGAGCTGGGGGACCGCACTCGCACACAGCCTCGCCGTTTACGGCGCGCACGACGTCAAGCTCTGGGCCCGCCGCCCCGACCTCGTCGAGATGATCCAGCGCGAGCGGCGCAACCTCGAATACCTCCCGAACGCCGTGCTGCCGGACCGGGTGACGGTCACGTCGAGCGTAGCCGAAGCGGTGGAAGGATGCGCGCTCATCGTGTTCGCGACGCCGTCGCAGTCGGTCCGGCCCGTCGCGGGCCACCTCGCCGACCGGATCGGGCGGGAGCACACGGTCGTCTCCGTCGCCAAAGGGATCGAGGTCGACACGCTGATGACGACGACGCAGGTGCTCCGCGACGTGCTCATCGAGGCGAACCCCGACCGGATCGGTGTGCTCTACGGGCCCAGCCACGCCGAGGAAGTGGGCGCAGGCCGGCCGACGACGGTTGTGGTGGCGATGCCAGACGTGGAGGCGGCGCACGCGGCGCAGCACGCGTTCATGACGGACCGGCTGCGGGTCTACGTCAACATGGACCTCATCGGCGTCGAGATCGCAGGCTCGGTCAAAAACGTGATGGCCCTCGCGGCCGGGATGGGCGACGGCGTCGGGCTCGGCGACAACGCGAAGGCGGCGCTCGTCACGCGCGGCCTCGCCGAGATCAAGCGGCTCGGGCTTGCGCTCGGTGCGGACCCGCACACGTTCTCCGGGCTCGCCGGGCTCGGCGACCTCATCGTGACGTGCTTCAGCCGCCACAGCCGGAACCGCTACTTCGGCGAGCAGATCGGGAAAGGCCGCACGCTGGAGGAGGTGGAGCAGGAGATGAAGATGGTGGCGGAAGGGGTCAAAACGACGCTCTCGGTCCGCGAACTGGCCGAGCGCCACGGCGTCGAAATGCCGATCACGGAGGCCGTGCACAACATCCTCTTCCACCACCTCCGCCCGGAGGACGCCGTCTACGAGCTGATGACGCGGGCGGCGAAGCGGGAGGACATGCTGAGCGCGATGCGGGAGGCGGAGGAGGGCTGA
- a CDS encoding ATP-binding protein has product MDLHDLKRYVGFGEGFHIEFKRRAPQPERLAKEVIALANARGGKLFVGVDDDGTIRGVRDAEEERFALRHALDTHCDPPVAVEIEAVEVSRRRDVLVVDVPESAEKPHYLVNAVNGSGRPRTPYVRVADQSIEASREAVRLMKHERAPTDVRFEFGDKERALMRYLDRHEQITVEGFARLVDIPPRRASQTLVLLAKANLLRLHPSERADYFTLAYDVA; this is encoded by the coding sequence ATGGACCTGCACGATCTCAAGCGGTACGTCGGCTTCGGTGAAGGATTCCACATCGAGTTCAAGCGCCGCGCGCCGCAGCCCGAACGCCTCGCCAAAGAAGTCATCGCCCTCGCGAACGCCCGCGGAGGCAAGCTCTTCGTCGGCGTCGACGACGACGGGACGATCCGTGGCGTCCGCGACGCCGAGGAGGAGCGGTTCGCGCTCCGCCACGCCCTCGACACCCACTGCGACCCGCCGGTTGCCGTCGAGATCGAAGCCGTCGAGGTGTCCCGGCGCCGGGACGTGCTCGTCGTCGACGTGCCCGAGAGCGCGGAGAAGCCGCACTACCTCGTCAACGCCGTGAACGGGAGCGGGCGTCCGCGCACGCCGTACGTCCGCGTCGCCGACCAGAGCATCGAGGCGAGCCGCGAGGCCGTCCGCCTGATGAAACACGAGCGGGCGCCGACCGACGTCCGCTTCGAGTTCGGCGACAAGGAGCGGGCGCTGATGCGCTACCTCGACCGCCACGAGCAGATCACCGTTGAGGGCTTCGCTCGCCTCGTCGACATTCCGCCGCGGCGGGCGTCGCAGACGCTCGTGCTCCTCGCGAAGGCGAACCTCCTGCGGCTCCACCCGAGCGAGCGGGCCGACTACTTCACGCTGGCCTACGACGTGGCGTAA
- a CDS encoding DNA topoisomerase IV subunit A, giving the protein MPVVDVIPLHETARERYLNYALSVITSRALPDIRDGLKPVQRRILYAMYTNLRLTPDSRFRKSATVVGEVMGKYHPHGDTAIYDAAVRMAQPFSLRAPLVNGHGNFGSLDGDSPAAMRYTEAKLTPLGASFSEEIRKQTVPFRPNYDGTLFEPVVLPAQFPNLLVNGATGIAVGMATNMPPHNLGEVIDAAIYLIGSPNAFVRTLVEKYVQAPDFPTGGRILNTPEELVTIYENGEGAIDLRGSYEVEGKSRVIITSIPYALSKGDLIEKIADHIREGKVPQIVDIRDESTDDVRIVLEIKRGADAEAAMAYLFKHTPLQSRFHVNMTCLVPTENPEVAAPKKVDLREALQAFLDFRFEVVTKRLQFDLEQLEKRIHILKGFVKIFDALDEAIKIIRSSKNKSDAAQRLMHRFGIDDLQADAVLEIKLYRLARMEMSAIRAELADKEQQAAALRKLLGDDKALWSLIKKELRELKKQYADERRTIIAGPDAVLEYSAEDYITKEDVYVIVTRDGWVKRQRSYTELDAIRVREGDHVAYALAGSTRATVCFFTSAGRAYTIRIDDLPQTTGYGDPVQKYFDFKDKERVVGVISLDERVLPESLPDAAFVDLDLFQGDGALPDGVEAGPFGVAITDEGMSVRFTLESFAEPSNKNGRVFVRLPKGSSAVGVEVARGDENVCLASKEGRGLVFPVSQIPVFKSAAKGVIAMRLDGKSDRVLGFVVSDAAREGLEVETSRGRKEIVRTTKFEVTNRGNKGRTIIERGTLRAVTPPPVELHLDRGN; this is encoded by the coding sequence ATGCCCGTCGTCGACGTCATCCCGCTTCACGAGACCGCCCGCGAGCGCTACCTCAACTACGCCCTCTCGGTCATCACGAGCCGCGCGCTCCCCGACATCCGCGACGGGCTCAAGCCGGTGCAGCGGCGGATCCTCTACGCGATGTACACGAACCTCCGGCTGACGCCGGACTCGCGCTTCCGCAAGAGCGCGACGGTCGTCGGCGAGGTGATGGGGAAGTACCACCCCCACGGCGACACGGCGATCTACGACGCCGCCGTGCGGATGGCACAGCCGTTCAGCCTCCGCGCCCCGCTCGTCAACGGCCACGGCAACTTCGGCTCGCTCGACGGCGACAGCCCGGCGGCCATGCGCTACACCGAGGCCAAGTTGACCCCGCTCGGCGCGTCGTTCTCCGAGGAGATCCGCAAGCAGACCGTCCCGTTCCGGCCGAACTACGACGGCACGCTCTTCGAGCCCGTCGTCCTCCCGGCGCAGTTCCCGAACCTGCTCGTCAACGGCGCGACGGGCATCGCCGTCGGGATGGCGACGAACATGCCGCCGCACAACCTCGGCGAGGTCATCGACGCTGCGATATACCTCATCGGCAGCCCGAACGCGTTCGTCCGCACGCTCGTCGAGAAGTACGTGCAGGCGCCGGACTTCCCCACGGGCGGCCGCATCCTAAACACGCCCGAGGAGCTCGTCACGATCTACGAGAACGGCGAGGGCGCGATCGACCTACGCGGGTCCTACGAGGTGGAGGGCAAGAGTCGCGTCATCATCACGTCGATCCCGTACGCGCTCTCGAAGGGCGATCTCATCGAGAAGATCGCCGATCACATCCGCGAGGGGAAGGTCCCGCAGATCGTCGACATCCGTGACGAGAGCACGGACGACGTCCGGATCGTCCTCGAGATCAAGCGTGGCGCCGATGCCGAGGCGGCGATGGCGTACCTCTTCAAGCACACGCCGCTCCAGAGCCGTTTCCACGTCAACATGACGTGCCTCGTGCCGACGGAGAACCCGGAGGTCGCCGCGCCGAAGAAGGTCGACCTCCGCGAAGCGCTGCAAGCCTTCCTCGACTTCCGTTTCGAGGTCGTCACGAAGCGGCTGCAGTTCGACCTCGAGCAGCTCGAGAAGCGCATCCACATCCTCAAGGGCTTCGTCAAGATCTTCGACGCGCTCGACGAGGCTATCAAGATTATCCGCTCCTCGAAGAACAAGTCCGACGCCGCGCAGCGGCTCATGCACCGCTTCGGAATCGACGATCTGCAAGCCGACGCCGTCCTCGAGATCAAGCTCTACCGGCTGGCCCGGATGGAGATGAGCGCGATCCGAGCCGAACTCGCCGACAAGGAGCAGCAGGCCGCTGCGCTGCGCAAACTCCTCGGCGACGACAAAGCGCTCTGGAGCCTCATCAAGAAAGAGCTCCGCGAGCTGAAGAAGCAGTACGCCGACGAGCGCCGCACGATCATCGCCGGCCCCGACGCCGTGCTCGAATACTCCGCCGAGGATTACATCACGAAGGAGGACGTCTACGTCATCGTGACCCGCGACGGCTGGGTCAAGCGGCAGCGCTCGTACACCGAGCTCGACGCGATCCGCGTGCGCGAGGGCGACCACGTGGCCTACGCCCTAGCCGGCTCGACGCGAGCGACGGTCTGCTTCTTCACGAGCGCCGGCCGCGCTTACACGATCCGCATCGACGACCTGCCGCAGACGACGGGCTACGGCGACCCGGTGCAGAAGTACTTCGACTTCAAAGACAAGGAGCGCGTCGTCGGCGTGATCTCGCTCGACGAGCGCGTGCTACCGGAGAGCCTGCCCGACGCCGCCTTCGTCGACCTCGACCTGTTCCAGGGTGACGGGGCGCTGCCCGACGGCGTCGAGGCCGGGCCGTTCGGCGTGGCGATTACGGACGAGGGGATGTCCGTCCGGTTCACGCTGGAGAGCTTCGCCGAGCCGTCAAACAAGAACGGCCGCGTGTTCGTGCGTCTGCCGAAGGGGTCGAGCGCGGTGGGGGTCGAGGTCGCGCGCGGCGACGAGAACGTGTGTCTTGCCTCGAAGGAAGGGCGCGGGCTCGTCTTCCCCGTCAGCCAGATCCCCGTGTTCAAGAGCGCCGCGAAGGGCGTGATCGCGATGCGGCTCGACGGCAAGAGCGACCGCGTGCTCGGGTTCGTCGTGAGCGACGCCGCGCGCGAAGGGCTTGAAGTCGAGACGAGCCGGGGGCGGAAGGAGATCGTCCGCACGACGAAGTTCGAGGTCACGAACCGGGGCAACAAGGGCCGGACGATCATCGAGCGCGGCACGCTCCGCGCCGTCACCCCGCCGCCGGTGGAGTTGCATCTGGACAGGGGGAACTAG
- a CDS encoding DNA topoisomerase IV subunit B yields the protein MAETAARTYTGKDIQVLEGLEPVRRRPGMYIGGTGKSGLHHLVWEIVDNAVDEATNGFASLIEVTLHKDGRSLTVTDNGRGIPVDKHPTKKVPTIEVILTTLHAGGKFDHGSYITSGGLHGVGSSVVNALSEELVAEVKRDGKLYQQTYERGAPTSKLKTVRSNVRGTGTSIFFRPDPDIFETVEFDAALIADNLEVKTYLNAGLRIVFKDDVNGQRYEYEHEGGIAEYLDTLTAADKARPVHPEAFVAREAMEDGGRVEIALHWTEAPKEQVRSFVNGIPTKFGGTHEQGMKDAVTKAVRNYIDTHDLGQKKLDITADDIREGLYSIVNLFIVEPQFQGQTKERLNNPEARSMVSGALRIDFEQYLNAHPTVAEAIVTRIVQAARARMASRAAATQARRKTAVSHRLNLPGKLTDCASTDPAESELFLVEGDSAGGSAKQGRDRATQAILPLRGKVLNAEQATKSKVNANKELSNIVDALGCGLGDDLDVSKLRYHKLVLLMDADSDGHHITTLLLTFLYRYMRPLIDEGYVFIAQPPLYRIDAGKETHWALDEADRARILKKLPRNVKPEIQRFKGLGEMMPETLKETTLDPAKRRLLQVTIPDGERLTTENTISDLMGKDAAPRFAFIMSHAAEADDLDV from the coding sequence ATGGCCGAGACCGCCGCCCGCACGTACACCGGCAAAGACATTCAAGTCCTCGAAGGGCTGGAGCCCGTCCGCCGCCGCCCCGGCATGTACATCGGCGGGACGGGCAAGTCCGGCCTCCACCACCTCGTCTGGGAGATCGTCGACAACGCCGTCGACGAGGCGACGAACGGGTTCGCATCGCTCATCGAGGTGACGCTCCACAAAGACGGCCGCAGCCTCACCGTCACCGACAACGGGCGCGGCATCCCCGTCGATAAGCACCCGACGAAGAAGGTGCCGACGATCGAGGTGATCCTCACCACGCTCCACGCGGGCGGCAAGTTCGACCACGGCAGCTACATCACCTCGGGTGGGCTCCACGGCGTCGGCTCGTCGGTCGTGAACGCGCTCTCCGAGGAGCTCGTCGCCGAGGTCAAGCGCGACGGGAAGCTCTACCAGCAGACCTACGAACGCGGTGCGCCGACCTCCAAACTGAAGACGGTCCGCAGCAACGTTCGCGGCACGGGCACGAGCATCTTCTTCCGGCCCGACCCCGACATCTTCGAGACGGTCGAGTTCGACGCGGCCCTCATCGCGGACAATCTCGAAGTCAAGACGTACCTCAATGCCGGGCTCCGCATCGTCTTCAAGGACGACGTCAACGGGCAACGGTACGAGTACGAGCACGAGGGCGGGATCGCCGAGTACCTCGACACGCTGACGGCGGCGGACAAAGCGCGGCCGGTGCACCCCGAGGCGTTCGTCGCGCGCGAGGCGATGGAGGACGGCGGGCGCGTCGAGATCGCGCTCCACTGGACGGAGGCGCCGAAGGAGCAGGTGCGCTCGTTCGTCAACGGGATTCCGACGAAGTTCGGCGGGACGCACGAGCAGGGGATGAAGGACGCCGTCACGAAGGCCGTCCGCAACTACATCGACACCCACGACCTCGGCCAGAAGAAGCTCGATATCACGGCCGACGACATCCGCGAGGGGCTCTACAGCATCGTCAACCTGTTCATCGTCGAGCCGCAGTTTCAGGGGCAGACGAAGGAGCGCTTGAACAATCCCGAGGCGCGGAGCATGGTCAGCGGCGCCCTGCGGATCGACTTCGAGCAATACTTGAACGCGCACCCGACCGTCGCCGAGGCGATCGTGACGCGGATCGTGCAGGCGGCGCGGGCGCGCATGGCAAGCCGGGCCGCCGCGACGCAGGCCCGACGCAAGACCGCCGTCAGCCACCGGCTCAACCTCCCCGGCAAGCTCACCGACTGCGCGAGCACCGACCCCGCCGAGAGCGAGCTGTTCCTCGTCGAGGGCGACTCCGCCGGCGGCTCGGCGAAGCAGGGGCGCGACCGCGCGACACAGGCGATCCTCCCGCTGCGCGGCAAGGTCCTCAACGCCGAGCAGGCCACGAAGTCGAAGGTCAACGCCAACAAAGAGCTGTCGAACATCGTCGACGCGCTCGGCTGCGGGCTCGGCGACGACCTCGACGTGTCGAAGCTCCGTTACCACAAGCTCGTCCTGCTGATGGACGCCGATTCTGACGGCCACCACATCACGACGCTGCTGCTGACGTTCCTCTACCGCTACATGCGTCCGCTCATCGACGAGGGCTACGTCTTCATCGCGCAGCCGCCGCTCTACCGGATCGACGCGGGGAAGGAGACGCACTGGGCGCTCGACGAGGCGGACCGGGCGCGCATCCTCAAGAAGCTGCCGCGCAACGTGAAACCGGAAATCCAGCGCTTCAAGGGGCTCGGCGAGATGATGCCCGAGACGCTGAAGGAGACGACACTCGACCCCGCTAAGCGCCGCCTGCTGCAAGTCACGATCCCCGACGGCGAGCGGCTGACGACGGAGAACACGATCTCCGACTTGATGGGGAAGGACGCCGCGCCGCGCTTCGCCTTCATAATGTCCCACGCCGCAGAAGCCGATGATCTCGACGTGTAG
- a CDS encoding DUF3667 domain-containing protein has protein sequence MLTAPLSPPDVLRDEPEQFRPETCPNCEAERLGDYCQRCGQHYLDGRLTLGTLWSEFAERFLKMERGLGLTVRTLTVAPGRVCRRYVAGERKRYVSPLSYFVLGTAVVLFAFSFQIDGMKEWMIEMMERGDGTPLFGLLPADKVPEFVELNLKLIGVTYAYQVILLYVPFVLFMRLFFRRSGFNLAEISVYALFVTGHYHLIDGLLSLPLLAFTGSATPPWLTIMLSLFFLCFGAVGFFGGRVGTAFKTIGAYVLAYLMFGIIRDGALLLWVLST, from the coding sequence ATGCTCACCGCTCCCCTCTCCCCGCCCGACGTCCTCCGCGACGAACCCGAGCAGTTCCGCCCTGAGACCTGCCCCAACTGCGAGGCCGAACGCCTCGGCGACTACTGCCAGCGCTGCGGGCAGCACTACCTCGATGGCCGCCTCACGCTCGGAACGCTGTGGAGCGAGTTCGCCGAGCGCTTCCTGAAGATGGAACGCGGGCTGGGGCTGACCGTGCGCACGTTGACGGTTGCGCCGGGCCGCGTCTGCCGCCGCTACGTCGCGGGCGAGCGCAAGCGCTACGTCAGCCCGCTCAGCTACTTCGTCCTCGGCACCGCCGTCGTCCTCTTCGCCTTCTCGTTTCAGATCGACGGGATGAAGGAGTGGATGATCGAGATGATGGAGCGTGGCGACGGCACCCCGCTCTTCGGCCTGCTTCCGGCTGACAAAGTCCCCGAGTTCGTCGAGCTAAACCTCAAGCTGATCGGGGTGACGTATGCGTACCAGGTCATCCTGCTCTACGTCCCTTTCGTGCTGTTCATGCGGCTGTTCTTCCGCCGCTCGGGCTTCAACCTCGCCGAGATCTCAGTCTACGCCCTGTTCGTGACCGGCCATTACCACTTAATCGACGGCCTTCTCTCGCTCCCGCTACTGGCGTTTACCGGCTCGGCGACCCCGCCCTGGCTCACCATCATGCTCAGCTTGTTCTTCCTCTGCTTCGGCGCCGTCGGGTTCTTCGGCGGGCGGGTGGGCACGGCGTTCAAAACCATCGGGGCCTACGTGCTGGCCTACCTCATGTTCGGCATCATCCGCGACGGCGCCCTCCTGCTCTGGGTGCTGAGCACGTGA
- a CDS encoding DMT family transporter has translation MPATATPRPGFFLRIPLGLRYMAGSALAFSLMTLFVKLAGQTIPTMEIVFARSVLMAGMIYVLVRRAGLAPLGHNRALLFARGVIGVAALSLFYFAIPRIPLGDATALFYMAPIWTALSAAFVLRERTAGLVLVGMAVSLVGVVLISEPSFLFGSLDALDGLAVAAVVAASMLSGLVYTIVRKLRATDAPDVIIFYLSWIGVVGALPFAGNWVMPTGWAWLWLLGAGVSTLVGQLCLTRGLHLEKAGRAISVGYLQVVFAFVWGALVFGTVPDFQSLAGAMLIVGSVLLIARRK, from the coding sequence GTGCCCGCTACCGCTACGCCTCGCCCCGGCTTCTTCCTCCGCATTCCGCTCGGCCTCCGCTACATGGCAGGGTCCGCGCTGGCCTTCAGCCTGATGACGCTGTTCGTCAAGCTGGCCGGGCAGACGATCCCGACGATGGAGATCGTGTTCGCGCGCTCGGTCCTGATGGCAGGGATGATCTACGTCCTCGTTCGCCGCGCCGGCCTCGCCCCGCTCGGCCACAACCGGGCGCTACTGTTCGCGCGCGGCGTGATCGGCGTCGCCGCGCTGAGCCTGTTCTACTTCGCGATCCCCCGCATCCCGCTCGGCGACGCGACGGCGCTGTTCTACATGGCCCCGATCTGGACCGCGCTCTCGGCGGCGTTCGTCCTCCGCGAGCGTACGGCGGGGCTCGTGCTTGTCGGGATGGCCGTGAGCCTCGTCGGCGTCGTGCTCATCTCCGAGCCGTCGTTCCTCTTCGGCTCACTCGACGCGCTCGACGGATTGGCCGTAGCGGCCGTCGTCGCGGCGTCGATGCTCTCGGGGCTCGTGTACACCATCGTCCGCAAGCTGCGTGCGACGGACGCGCCGGACGTCATCATCTTCTACCTCTCGTGGATCGGCGTCGTCGGCGCGCTCCCCTTCGCAGGGAACTGGGTGATGCCGACCGGCTGGGCATGGCTGTGGCTCCTCGGCGCCGGCGTCTCGACGCTCGTCGGGCAGCTCTGCTTGACGCGCGGGCTCCACCTCGAAAAAGCGGGCCGGGCGATTTCCGTCGGCTACCTCCAGGTCGTTTTCGCGTTCGTGTGGGGCGCCCTCGTCTTCGGCACCGTGCCCGACTTCCAGAGCCTCGCCGGAGCCATGCTCATCGTCGGCAGCGTCCTGCTGATCGCGCGGCGGAAGTAG